One Kallotenue papyrolyticum genomic window carries:
- the mgtE gene encoding magnesium transporter — translation MATVIPLDVLEQAVRAALRSGDATELRLALEGEHPADIADVLDRLDQEEQLAVFQALPPEIAADVLSETTPDTTRRLIQHLPEAVIGALLDRMAPDDVAEILGEDVPELRARLLAAMHAKEAAEVRALLTYPPRSAGRLMTERVVTLPPQISAASALERLRALDPATETANDLYVIDEQGILLGVVSLHSVIVAPPTQPIAQIMHREPITVLPETDQEEVARLVAQYDLLTIPVIDADGRLLGSITVDDVIDVLIQESTEDVLRLGGVESGPTDESYFSTPIPRMVRRRVGWLLALFLTGTLTINVLGRFEEELDQVVALAFFIPLLIGTGGNTGAQTVSTMVRALALGEVRLRDAWRVLAREFCSGLLLGSLLALIAFGFALALGNGTALALVVALSVVAVCTWANLIGALVPLLARKLNFDPALVSAPLITTLVDATGLAMYLAIAKTILDL, via the coding sequence ATGGCCACGGTGATCCCGCTTGACGTTCTTGAGCAAGCCGTGCGTGCGGCGCTGCGCTCTGGCGATGCGACGGAGCTGCGTCTGGCGCTGGAGGGCGAGCACCCCGCCGACATCGCTGATGTGCTCGATCGCCTGGATCAGGAGGAACAGCTGGCCGTCTTCCAGGCCCTTCCGCCGGAGATCGCTGCGGATGTGCTCAGCGAAACGACGCCGGACACTACCCGCCGCCTGATTCAGCACCTGCCCGAGGCGGTGATCGGCGCGTTGCTCGACCGCATGGCGCCCGATGACGTGGCCGAGATTCTGGGCGAGGACGTGCCGGAGCTGCGCGCCAGGTTGCTGGCGGCAATGCACGCTAAAGAGGCCGCCGAGGTGCGCGCACTGCTCACCTACCCGCCGCGCAGCGCGGGTCGGCTGATGACCGAGCGCGTGGTGACACTGCCGCCGCAGATCAGCGCCGCGTCAGCGCTGGAGCGGCTGCGCGCGCTCGATCCCGCCACCGAAACGGCCAACGATCTCTACGTGATCGACGAGCAGGGCATCCTGTTGGGCGTGGTCTCGCTGCACAGCGTGATCGTGGCACCCCCGACGCAACCCATCGCCCAGATCATGCACCGCGAGCCGATCACCGTGCTGCCGGAGACCGATCAGGAAGAGGTGGCGCGGCTGGTGGCGCAGTACGACCTGCTGACCATCCCGGTGATTGATGCAGATGGCCGCCTGCTGGGGTCGATCACCGTCGATGATGTGATCGACGTGCTGATCCAGGAGAGCACCGAGGATGTGCTGCGCCTGGGCGGCGTCGAGAGCGGACCAACCGACGAATCCTACTTTTCGACGCCGATTCCGCGCATGGTGCGCCGACGCGTCGGCTGGCTGCTGGCGCTGTTTCTCACCGGCACGCTGACGATCAACGTGCTGGGACGCTTCGAGGAGGAGCTGGATCAGGTCGTCGCGCTGGCCTTTTTCATCCCGCTGCTGATCGGTACCGGCGGCAACACCGGCGCGCAGACCGTCTCGACCATGGTGCGCGCGCTGGCGCTGGGCGAGGTGCGCCTGCGCGATGCCTGGCGCGTGCTGGCGCGCGAGTTCTGCAGCGGGCTGCTGCTGGGCTCGCTCCTGGCGTTGATCGCCTTCGGCTTTGCCCTGGCGCTGGGCAACGGCACCGCGCTGGCGCTGGTGGTCGCGCTCTCGGTGGTGGCGGTGTGTACCTGGGCCAACCTGATCGGCGCGCTGGTACCCCTGCTGGCGCGCAAGCTCAACTTCGATCCGGCGCTGGTCTCTGCCCCGCTGATCACGACGTTGGTAGATGCTACCGGCCTGGCGATGTACCTGGCGATCGCCAAGACGATCCTGGATCTGTAG
- the mnhG gene encoding monovalent cation/H(+) antiporter subunit G, with protein sequence MNEIIASLLIVVGALFMLLAAVGIVRMPDLFTRMQAASKASTLGVSALLLAVAVHFMRLGITSRALVTVLFFFLTAPVTAHLVARAAYFVGVPLWAGTIIDELRDKYDPRTGRCESRPVAHAARPAPATEHGADQR encoded by the coding sequence ATGAATGAGATCATTGCTTCGCTGCTGATCGTTGTTGGCGCGCTCTTCATGCTGCTGGCCGCCGTAGGTATCGTGCGCATGCCAGATCTCTTTACACGCATGCAGGCAGCCAGCAAAGCTTCGACGCTGGGCGTCAGCGCGCTGCTGTTGGCGGTCGCGGTGCACTTCATGCGGCTCGGCATCACCTCGCGCGCACTAGTGACCGTGCTCTTTTTCTTTCTGACCGCGCCCGTGACGGCCCATCTGGTGGCGCGCGCCGCCTACTTTGTCGGGGTGCCGCTGTGGGCCGGCACCATCATCGACGAGCTGCGCGACAAGTACGATCCGCGCACGGGTCGGTGCGAGAGCCGTCCCGTGGCCCATGCGGCGCGTCCCGCGCCCGCTACGGAGCACGGCGCGGATCAGCGCTGA
- a CDS encoding monovalent cation/H+ antiporter complex subunit F, which produces MLTLALVLAFGRLVRGPSLPDRVIALDLSAVIIVGFIAVFTISTGQQVFLDAAIVLALIGFLGTTAFALYIARRARDE; this is translated from the coding sequence ATGCTCACGCTGGCGCTGGTCCTCGCCTTTGGCCGGTTGGTACGCGGGCCAAGCCTGCCCGATCGCGTGATCGCCCTGGATCTCAGCGCGGTGATTATTGTCGGCTTTATCGCTGTGTTTACGATCAGCACCGGGCAACAGGTGTTTCTCGATGCAGCGATTGTGCTGGCACTGATCGGCTTTCTCGGTACGACCGCTTTCGCGCTCTACATTGCGCGGAGGGCTCGCGATGAATGA